The Bdellovibrionota bacterium genome has a window encoding:
- a CDS encoding 16S rRNA (uracil(1498)-N(3))-methyltransferase, with translation MRRYWIEKKYFNSDSVLIGGESFHHICDVCRQDVGNKFEILSEGKAYFVEIISRDKKSAVAKIHEVRDATLPEKPYIHLAVSISKFQTMDTIVEKAVELGAYKLHPFVSDYSFIREKKSERLTDRSERWERIVKAATQQSGRGDLMEIATVLSLKELLDKMNQNPRSAGLFPYEGESEQTVSSAIKSMKDEDPENIWLFVGSEGGYSDQEVELFREKGLKSSTLGDQVLRVETACLSLLSILK, from the coding sequence ATGAGAAGATATTGGATCGAGAAAAAATATTTTAACAGTGACTCAGTACTGATCGGTGGTGAATCCTTTCATCATATCTGCGATGTTTGTCGGCAAGATGTTGGAAATAAATTTGAAATTTTATCGGAAGGTAAAGCCTACTTCGTCGAGATCATCTCGCGCGATAAAAAATCAGCGGTAGCCAAAATTCATGAAGTCCGCGATGCGACTCTTCCAGAAAAACCTTACATTCACTTGGCGGTTTCGATCAGTAAATTTCAAACTATGGATACGATTGTGGAAAAAGCGGTGGAGCTTGGGGCTTATAAACTTCATCCTTTTGTTTCGGACTATAGCTTTATTCGAGAGAAAAAGTCAGAGCGCTTAACAGATCGATCGGAGCGTTGGGAACGTATCGTGAAAGCTGCAACTCAGCAGTCAGGGCGTGGCGATCTTATGGAAATTGCTACAGTTTTATCCCTTAAAGAGCTTTTAGATAAAATGAACCAAAATCCTCGTTCGGCGGGTCTATTTCCATATGAGGGAGAGTCGGAACAGACTGTCTCATCTGCTATAAAGAGCATGAAGGATGAAGACCCTGAAAATATTTGGCTTTTTGTAGGCAGTGAGGGCGGATATTCTGATCAAGAGGTCGAACTTTTTAGAGAAAAGGGCCTCAAAAGCTCCACATTGGGGGATCAGGTTTTAAGAGTTGAGACAGCCTGTTTATCTTTGTTGAGTATTCTAAAAT
- a CDS encoding 50S ribosomal protein L11 methyltransferase codes for DVSATFDLVIANIIDGVLLKLKELLLQKRNPGGSFILSGIIIENDADFIEGFLKDTPLKIVERIQKGEWVGYLLR; via the coding sequence AGACGTGAGCGCGACCTTTGATCTTGTGATTGCAAACATCATTGATGGTGTTTTATTAAAGCTCAAAGAACTACTTCTGCAGAAAAGAAACCCAGGCGGGTCCTTTATCCTTTCTGGCATCATTATCGAAAACGATGCAGATTTTATTGAAGGCTTTTTAAAAGACACTCCTCTAAAAATCGTCGAGCGCATTCAGAAGGGTGAGTGGGTAGGATATCTTTTAAGATGA
- a CDS encoding 50S ribosomal protein L11 methyltransferase, translating to MSQQPATFIKLSILNVRKDLEQVISKICFDHDAMGVSETLDFDKKVYPEPKIIEKSHVNIEAYFYELPEDLVGLLKQRYPEMEVLAESQENKDWMEEWKKGFNAFKLYDRFWIVPSWQKAPENVEAIYIDPGMAFGTGTHETTQICSELIYKDLQANNVKSLIDVGTGTGILAFVANKMGVMNVMGTDNDPEAIRVAKENAEINKVEMRLTEKDLNMIPEKFDALDSSPESILA from the coding sequence TTGTCTCAGCAACCAGCCACTTTTATTAAATTATCCATTTTGAATGTTAGAAAAGATCTTGAACAAGTGATCTCAAAGATTTGCTTTGATCACGATGCGATGGGTGTTTCTGAAACTTTGGACTTTGATAAAAAAGTCTATCCAGAACCTAAGATAATCGAAAAATCGCACGTCAATATTGAAGCTTATTTTTATGAATTGCCGGAAGATCTGGTGGGCTTACTGAAGCAAAGATATCCGGAAATGGAAGTTCTTGCAGAATCTCAAGAAAACAAAGACTGGATGGAAGAGTGGAAAAAAGGTTTCAACGCTTTCAAACTCTACGATCGTTTTTGGATTGTACCCTCATGGCAGAAAGCTCCTGAGAATGTGGAAGCAATCTACATCGATCCAGGCATGGCATTCGGAACGGGAACGCACGAGACAACGCAGATCTGTTCAGAATTAATCTATAAAGATCTTCAGGCAAACAATGTGAAATCTCTCATTGATGTTGGAACAGGAACTGGAATTTTAGCTTTCGTTGCCAACAAGATGGGCGTGATGAATGTGATGGGAACAGACAACGATCCTGAAGCCATTCGTGTGGCCAAAGAAAACGCCGAGATCAACAAGGTCGAAATGCGTTTAACCGAAAAAGATCTGAACATGATTCCTGAAAAATTTGATGCTCTTGATAGTTCTCCTGAATCTATTTTAGCA
- a CDS encoding TIGR02147 family protein, producing MNKDIIQNRDHFLRELLKNEFQRRAEKNPAFSLRALSSKLDMDQSLLTKLLQGKRKFSDANAQKISDFLGVYLNQEIANTIDSSADYLLMKEDEFFIISAWYHFAILELIKTKNLKHNPKFVAKRLKITDLEAERALERLERLGFIEFKKNKYWLRKISNSWLNLSDTSTARRTLQKQMQEKSLEALEDVPFDKREHSSLTVAVDPKLLPEIKKKITEFRRSMDKYIMESGNEKEVYNLNVSFFPLTKDLKIKE from the coding sequence ATGAATAAAGACATTATACAAAATAGAGACCACTTCTTAAGGGAGCTTCTTAAGAATGAATTCCAAAGAAGAGCTGAAAAGAATCCGGCATTCTCTTTGCGGGCCCTTTCTAGTAAATTGGATATGGATCAATCCCTACTCACCAAGCTTCTTCAAGGGAAAAGGAAATTCTCCGATGCAAATGCCCAAAAAATTTCAGATTTTTTAGGAGTTTATTTAAATCAAGAAATTGCAAACACGATTGATTCCTCTGCTGACTACCTTCTTATGAAAGAAGACGAATTCTTTATTATATCCGCATGGTATCATTTTGCGATCTTAGAGTTAATAAAGACAAAAAATTTAAAACATAACCCCAAATTTGTAGCTAAGAGATTGAAAATCACTGATCTCGAGGCAGAGAGAGCCTTAGAAAGACTTGAGCGATTAGGCTTTATTGAATTCAAAAAAAATAAATACTGGCTCAGAAAAATATCTAACTCGTGGTTGAATTTATCAGACACCTCAACTGCAAGAAGAACCCTACAAAAGCAAATGCAAGAAAAATCTCTGGAGGCCCTGGAAGATGTTCCTTTTGATAAAAGAGAACATTCTAGCCTGACTGTGGCGGTGGATCCCAAGCTTTTGCCAGAAATTAAAAAGAAGATAACGGAATTCAGAAGATCAATGGACAAATACATAATGGAGAGCGGAAACGAAAAGGAAGTTTACAATCTTAACGTTTCATTTTTTCCACTAACAAAAGATTTAAAAATTAAAGAATAA
- a CDS encoding carbonic anhydrase — MKFIILGILLIALSACSAFNRRADQNDKTIEAPLANADAKDDAPSMSPPQDAPTDDSKPLTDNIASPMAEAPVSDQPENETLDVTLQKKSYLDEKYHEPKSDILPAAQRTESTYSGTSSGVDPDKALGWLKNGNKRFLKGSLRADGQSRKDIQRLAKAEKPHAVIFTTSDSRISPEIIFDEKLGEIYVIRNLGLSVDTSVLNTVDYAIGELGTRLIIVLDRSYPGKQMDFSHADETSQKLFDQSTILKTALESKQVKVISAIYDIETGKVIFGK; from the coding sequence ATGAAATTTATTATTTTAGGAATTTTATTGATTGCACTCAGTGCCTGTTCGGCTTTCAACAGAAGAGCGGATCAAAACGACAAAACTATCGAAGCTCCCCTCGCCAATGCGGACGCAAAAGATGACGCCCCTTCAATGTCTCCCCCACAAGATGCGCCGACCGATGATTCAAAGCCTCTCACCGACAATATCGCAAGCCCCATGGCTGAAGCGCCTGTTAGCGACCAGCCTGAAAATGAAACTCTCGATGTGACTCTACAAAAAAAATCTTATCTTGATGAAAAGTATCACGAACCTAAATCAGATATTCTTCCTGCAGCACAGAGAACTGAAAGCACTTACTCTGGAACATCTAGCGGCGTTGATCCTGATAAAGCATTGGGATGGCTTAAAAATGGTAATAAAAGGTTCTTAAAGGGATCCTTAAGAGCTGATGGCCAATCTAGAAAAGACATCCAACGTTTAGCAAAGGCAGAAAAACCTCACGCTGTGATCTTTACTACTAGTGATTCCAGAATTTCTCCAGAAATTATCTTTGATGAGAAGTTAGGTGAAATATACGTGATTAGAAATCTCGGCCTGTCTGTTGATACCTCGGTTTTAAATACCGTGGATTATGCTATCGGAGAATTGGGCACAAGACTCATCATCGTATTGGATAGAAGCTACCCAGGAAAACAAATGGATTTTAGTCATGCAGATGAGACTTCCCAAAAACTTTTTGACCAATCTACCATTTTAAAAACGGCACTCGAATCTAAACAGGTTAAGGTTATCTCCGCTATCTACGATATAGAAACCGGAAAAGTTATATTCGGAAAATAG